In the genome of Blastocatellia bacterium, the window CAGGCATTGACTCGATTGATCGAGCCGCCTGTGAGCGTCTGGGCATCGTTGTGCGCAATACGCCGAATGCGTTCAGCGAGCCGGTGGCCGATTCGGTGCTCGGTTACATGCTCTGCTTTGCCCGTCAACTGCCGTGGATGGACCGACAGATGAAACATGGCGTCTGGCAAAAGATACCGGGTCGGGCGCTCGGTGAGTGCACGCTCGGAGTCATCGGTGTGGGAAATGTTGGCAAAGCGGTTGTGCGTCGGGCAGTGGCCTTCGGCATGACGGTGCTGGGCAATGACCTCGTGGCCATGCCAGACGAATTTCTGCAACAAACCGGCTTGACGATGGTCGCCAAGGACGAATTGCTCCGACAGGCCGATTTCATCAGCTTGAACTGTGATTTGAACCCGACCAGCTTTCATCTGATCAGCGATGCCGAATTCGAGTTGATGAAACCGAGCGCCGTGTTGATCAACACCGCGCGCGGCCCTGTGGTGGATGAGCCGGCGCTGATCCGCGCGTTGCAAACGGGGCGCATTGCCGGCGCTGCGTTGGATGTATTCGAGACAGAACCGCTGCCTGCCGACAGCCCGCTGCGGCAGATGGACAATGTGCTGCTGGCTCCGCACAATGCCAACAGCAGTCCGCAGGCCTGGGAGCATGTCCACCATCGGACGATACAACATCTGCTGGACGAGTTATACCGGAGGTCAGAACGATGAGTCGCGTGGCGCTGATCACGGGCGTCGCCGGTGGCATCGGTCGAGCGACGGCGCAACTGTTCTCATCAGCCGGCTGGCAAGTCATTGGCGTTGATCGAACGCCAGCGGCTGACTACGACGGCGTGACTCACTATATGCAGGTTGACGTGTCGGTTGAAACCGACGTCTGCCAGGCCGCCCAACGCCTCGCAAAACAGATTGAGCGACTCGATACGCTGATCAACAATGCAGCGATACAAATTTGCAAGCCGATCATGCAGATGAGCGTCGCTGAATGGGACATGACAATGGCTGTGAATGTGCGAGCAGCCTTTCTCTGGACGAAAGCTGTGCATCCATGGCTATGCGCCCAGCGGGGCAGCATTGTCAACGTCAGCTCGGTGCATGCTGTGGCGACATCGGCGCAGATGGCCGCCTATGCTGCCAGCAAGGGCGCTCTGCTCGCGTTGACGCGCGCTTTGGCCATTGAGCTGGCGCCCGACGGCATTCGCGTGAACGCCGTGTTGCCCGGCGCGGTCAATACGCCGATGCTGCACGCCGGGTTGACCCGGGGACATCTGGTCGGTGCTGACCTTGCCGACAAGCTCGCTGCGTTGGCGCAAAGAACCGTCATCGGACGTGTCGCTGAGCCTGATGAGATTGCCCGCGCGATACTCTTCCTGGCTGACAATCAGCAATCATCGTTCATGACCGGTCAGGCGTTGATTGTGGATGGAGGCGCGACGACTCGCCTGAGCACGGAGTAATGCGTGATGTCAGCCAAACTCAAACTGGCGCTCTGGTACTTGAAGCAGCCAAAACTCTATCCCGAATTATTCCGTCGGGTCAGGCGCAAAGTGCAGACTCTCGGCGTCAATCACGCTGAGATCAAGCAGCAGGTTGCACAGTGGTGTGAAGCGCAAGCTGTGGATACACGTGATGCAATCCTGCAATTGACCGGCTGGACGACGTTCGCGCCGGTGGCTGAACTGTTTGCCGAGCCACTCCGAGCGGCGCAGAAACGTGTCGAACGCTACACGGTCATCAGCGGGCCGGGCAATCTGGACCTGATCTACCATCTGACGGAGTTCTTGCAAGCAGAACGAGTCGTGGAAACGGGCGTGGCCTATGGGTGGTCGTCGCTAGCTTTTCTGCTGTCGCTCCGTCGGCGACCGGCAGCGCGACTCATCAGCACAGACCTGCCCTATGCGTTCAATCAAGACCAATCGTATGTCGGCTGCGTTGTGCCGCCGGCGTTGCGGGCGCAATGGCAACTGCTCTGCGGCGCCGACCGCGAGGTCTTGCCTTCGGCGTTGGCGCAACTCAGGCCAATTGATCTGTGCCACTACGACAGCGACAAGTCCTACGAAGGTCGCCTCTGGGCTTATCAACAATTGTGGGCGGCGCTCAGGCCGGGCGGCATTTTCATCTCAGATGATGTGGACGACAATTGGGGCTTCAGAGATTTTTGTCACTGCGTAGCTCAGCCGCCGTTGATTGTGCGTTCGCCGGCAACACGCGGCGTCAAATATGTCGGCGTGCTGGTCAAGCCGGCGTCGCAGATGACGCAACCTGGAGGCCGATAAAGTCGGGAGCACTCACCATGGCGCAACGTCCAACGAGGCGTGTCATCGCAGAGCCACAGCGGCAAAAGCTGTTGATCCTTCGGCCAACGATGGGGCAGGGCGGCGCAGATCGCATTACGCTGACGCTGCTCAGTGCTCTGGATCGTCGGCTGTTTGATCTTTCGTTGGCGCTCTTGCGCGCTGAAGGGGACTTTCTCGCCGATGTGCCGGACGATGTGCCGATCACCTCGCTGAACGCATCGAGCGTGGCGACCGGTTGGCTGCCGTTGGCGCGCCTGTTGCGAGCGACTGAGCCGGATATTTTATTCTCGACATCGAGCGGGGCGAATCTGATGGCCGTCCTCGCGCGGCAGCTTGTCGGGCGGCGGATTCGCTTGGTATTGTCGGAACGCAATGTCCTATTTCACGGGCCGGTGACGATGAAACGACGTGTCGTCGTTTGGTTGAAGCGTTGGCTCTACCGGCGGGCTGATCTGGTGACCGCTGTCTCTGAAGGGGTCAAACAGGATCTGGTAGCGCGATTGGGGCTGCCGCCTCAGCGGATTCTGGTGGTCTACAATCCGGTTGTGACGGATGAGCTCGAATCGCTGGCAGCCGAGCCGGTAACTCATCCCTGGTTTGAAGAAGACCGGCCAATCATTCTGGGCGTCGGACGGTTGATCCCGCAGAAAGATTTTCAAACATTGATTCGCGCGTTTGCCCAGGTGCGCCGCGCATGGGACGCCCGATTGGTCATTCTGGGTGAAGGCCCATTGCGTCAGC includes:
- a CDS encoding glycosyltransferase → MAQRPTRRVIAEPQRQKLLILRPTMGQGGADRITLTLLSALDRRLFDLSLALLRAEGDFLADVPDDVPITSLNASSVATGWLPLARLLRATEPDILFSTSSGANLMAVLARQLVGRRIRLVLSERNVLFHGPVTMKRRVVVWLKRWLYRRADLVTAVSEGVKQDLVARLGLPPQRILVVYNPVVTDELESLAAEPVTHPWFEEDRPIILGVGRLIPQKDFQTLIRAFAQVRRAWDARLVILGEGPLRQQLLQLANACGVAADVSLPGFDKNPFKYMARCTLFVLSSTEEGLPGALIQAMACGAAVISTDCPAGPSEIITPGRDGRLVPVGDVHAMATVICELLENPLMRQRLGEQARQAAQRFAVGNVMDRYLAALLSRQPVGSFV
- a CDS encoding class I SAM-dependent methyltransferase produces the protein MSAKLKLALWYLKQPKLYPELFRRVRRKVQTLGVNHAEIKQQVAQWCEAQAVDTRDAILQLTGWTTFAPVAELFAEPLRAAQKRVERYTVISGPGNLDLIYHLTEFLQAERVVETGVAYGWSSLAFLLSLRRRPAARLISTDLPYAFNQDQSYVGCVVPPALRAQWQLLCGADREVLPSALAQLRPIDLCHYDSDKSYEGRLWAYQQLWAALRPGGIFISDDVDDNWGFRDFCHCVAQPPLIVRSPATRGVKYVGVLVKPASQMTQPGGR
- a CDS encoding SDR family oxidoreductase — translated: MSRVALITGVAGGIGRATAQLFSSAGWQVIGVDRTPAADYDGVTHYMQVDVSVETDVCQAAQRLAKQIERLDTLINNAAIQICKPIMQMSVAEWDMTMAVNVRAAFLWTKAVHPWLCAQRGSIVNVSSVHAVATSAQMAAYAASKGALLALTRALAIELAPDGIRVNAVLPGAVNTPMLHAGLTRGHLVGADLADKLAALAQRTVIGRVAEPDEIARAILFLADNQQSSFMTGQALIVDGGATTRLSTE
- a CDS encoding phosphoglycerate dehydrogenase produces the protein MRWKVLISAPYMQPVIDRFRSMWAEHGIEVVVPPVNERLEEEALLQWIGDIDGVICGDDRFTERVLQAAPKLKVIAKWGTGIDSIDRAACERLGIVVRNTPNAFSEPVADSVLGYMLCFARQLPWMDRQMKHGVWQKIPGRALGECTLGVIGVGNVGKAVVRRAVAFGMTVLGNDLVAMPDEFLQQTGLTMVAKDELLRQADFISLNCDLNPTSFHLISDAEFELMKPSAVLINTARGPVVDEPALIRALQTGRIAGAALDVFETEPLPADSPLRQMDNVLLAPHNANSSPQAWEHVHHRTIQHLLDELYRRSER